A window from Planococcus maritimus encodes these proteins:
- the prli42 gene encoding stressosome-associated protein Prli42, producing MRNQAFRKVIVYAMVGLMLLSSLMMGLSFVI from the coding sequence ATGAGAAACCAAGCTTTCCGTAAAGTCATTGTCTACGCAATGGTCGGATTGATGCTGCTGTCGAGCCTGATGATGGGCTTAAGCTTCGTCATTTAA
- the mce gene encoding methylmalonyl-CoA epimerase, with product MKKVDHIGIAVKDLEQVLPYYTETLGCPLMKIEEVEGQKVKVAFIDAGNIKLELLEPMSEDSPIHKFIEKKGEGIHHIAFGVDGIEERMAELRENGVKLLSDEPKPGAGGAMVAFLHPKSSNGVLYELCEKK from the coding sequence ATGAAGAAAGTCGATCATATCGGAATCGCAGTCAAAGATTTAGAGCAGGTCCTGCCTTATTACACAGAGACACTGGGGTGTCCGTTGATGAAAATCGAAGAAGTGGAAGGGCAGAAAGTGAAAGTGGCATTTATCGATGCCGGCAATATTAAATTGGAATTGCTAGAACCAATGAGCGAAGACAGCCCGATCCATAAATTCATCGAGAAAAAAGGCGAAGGCATCCACCACATTGCCTTCGGTGTCGACGGCATTGAAGAACGCATGGCGGAACTTCGTGAAAACGGTGTCAAATTATTAAGTGACGAACCGAAACCGGGAGCGGGAGGGGCAATGGTCGCCTTTTTACACCCGAAATCGTCTAATGGCGTCTTGTACGAACTTTGTGAAAAGAAGTGA
- a CDS encoding acyl-CoA carboxylase subunit beta, which translates to MDIYERINELYDRKREIELGGGEARIDKQHEKGKLTARERIDLLVDEGSFVELSPFVEHRTTDFGMGKGPGEGVVTGYGKVNGRPIYLFSQDFTVFGGALGEMHAKKIANVMDMAAKNGAPFIGLNDSGGARIQEGVLSLDGYGHIFYRNSIYSGVIPQISVIMGPSAGGAVYSPAITDFVFMVDKTSQMFITGPKVIETVTGEKISSEDLGGSRVHTAISGNAHFRSGSEQEVLEMVRQLVSYLPQNNQEMPPRLEVDNEDDYRPDLADVVPYEAIRPYDVRKVVEQVVDKDSFMEVQPEFARNIVIGLARIKGETVGLVCNQPKVMAGGLDIDSSDKAARFIRFCDSFNIPLITFEDVTGFFPGIKQEHGGIIRHGAKILYAYSEATVPKMTVILRKAYGGAYVALNSKSIGADLVFSWPNAEIAVMGPNGAANIIFAREIAASDDPEATRAAKIEEYREKFANPYVAASRGMVDDVIDPRETRIKLIQALEMMRNKKDERPKKKHGNMPL; encoded by the coding sequence ATGGACATTTATGAACGCATCAATGAGCTATATGACAGAAAAAGAGAAATCGAACTAGGGGGCGGCGAAGCCCGCATCGATAAGCAACATGAAAAAGGCAAACTGACGGCACGCGAGCGTATTGATTTATTAGTCGATGAAGGCAGCTTTGTGGAACTGAGCCCGTTTGTTGAACATCGCACGACGGACTTTGGCATGGGCAAAGGACCAGGGGAAGGTGTCGTGACCGGCTATGGCAAAGTGAACGGACGCCCGATTTACTTGTTTTCACAGGATTTCACCGTTTTTGGCGGTGCTTTGGGTGAAATGCACGCCAAAAAAATCGCCAATGTTATGGACATGGCGGCAAAAAATGGTGCGCCATTCATCGGCTTGAACGATTCCGGCGGTGCCCGTATCCAAGAAGGCGTATTATCACTTGATGGCTATGGCCATATTTTCTACCGCAACTCTATCTATTCGGGTGTAATTCCGCAAATCTCAGTCATTATGGGACCTTCTGCAGGCGGTGCGGTCTATTCGCCGGCCATTACGGATTTTGTCTTCATGGTCGACAAAACGAGCCAGATGTTCATCACCGGCCCGAAAGTCATCGAAACAGTGACTGGGGAAAAAATCTCCTCTGAGGATCTCGGAGGATCACGTGTACATACCGCCATCAGCGGAAACGCCCATTTCCGTTCTGGATCAGAACAAGAAGTTTTGGAAATGGTGCGTCAATTGGTCAGCTACCTGCCGCAGAACAACCAAGAAATGCCACCGCGCCTCGAGGTAGATAATGAAGACGATTACCGTCCGGATTTAGCGGATGTTGTCCCTTACGAAGCAATCCGCCCATACGACGTCCGAAAAGTCGTGGAACAAGTTGTCGATAAGGACAGCTTTATGGAAGTACAACCGGAATTTGCGCGTAATATCGTGATCGGCCTTGCCCGCATCAAAGGGGAAACGGTCGGGCTTGTGTGCAACCAGCCGAAAGTAATGGCTGGTGGGCTCGATATCGATTCTTCCGATAAAGCGGCGCGTTTCATCCGCTTCTGCGACAGCTTCAACATTCCGCTGATTACCTTTGAAGATGTCACTGGGTTCTTCCCAGGCATCAAGCAAGAGCACGGCGGGATTATTCGCCACGGAGCGAAAATCTTATATGCTTATTCGGAAGCAACCGTTCCGAAAATGACCGTCATCTTGCGAAAAGCATACGGTGGCGCTTACGTGGCTCTTAACTCGAAATCGATCGGTGCGGATCTGGTGTTCTCTTGGCCAAATGCCGAAATCGCCGTCATGGGCCCGAACGGTGCAGCAAATATCATTTTCGCACGCGAAATCGCTGCAAGCGACGATCCTGAAGCGACACGTGCAGCGAAAATTGAAGAATACCGCGAAAAATTCGCGAACCCGTACGTCGCGGCTTCGCGCGGCATGGTCGATGATGTCATCGACCCGCGTGAAACACGCATTAAATTGATTCAGGCGCTTGAGATGATGCGCAATAAGAAAGACGAACGGCCGAAGAAAAAACATGGCAATATGCCACTATAA
- a CDS encoding M20/M25/M40 family metallo-hydrolase, producing the protein MKTDRLLEEFLELVQIDSETKEEAAIAEVLTNKLEALGFSVVEDDSKRRTGHGAGNLVATLEGTKKDAPPIYFTVHMDTVVPGKGIKPEVRDGYVYSDGTTILGADDKAGVAALLELARHLSEENVEHGDIQFLITAGEESGLVGAKEFDASLLKAKFGYAVDSDGEVGGIVTSAPNQAKLWTTIYGKTAHAGVAPEKGVSAITIASKAIARMKLGRIDEETTANIGRFEGGKATNIVCDEVHILSEARSISEDKLADQTAHMESVFEEVAKEMGGRAETDVQLMYPGFRFDEMDPVVDIAKTAAERIGRPSPVLTSGGGSDANIINGHGVPTVNLCVGYEEIHTTNERMPVLELEKLTELLVEIVKEAATR; encoded by the coding sequence ATGAAAACCGATCGCTTATTAGAAGAATTTTTGGAGCTTGTGCAAATCGACTCCGAAACAAAAGAAGAAGCCGCTATTGCGGAAGTATTGACGAATAAACTGGAAGCGTTAGGCTTCAGTGTCGTCGAAGATGATTCCAAACGACGTACAGGGCACGGGGCTGGAAATCTAGTAGCGACACTTGAAGGCACGAAAAAAGATGCACCGCCGATTTACTTCACGGTTCATATGGATACGGTCGTTCCCGGCAAAGGCATCAAGCCGGAAGTCCGCGACGGCTATGTTTATTCAGATGGCACAACCATACTAGGCGCTGATGACAAAGCGGGGGTTGCAGCGCTACTTGAACTTGCGCGCCACTTGTCAGAAGAAAACGTCGAGCATGGAGATATCCAATTCTTGATCACTGCCGGCGAAGAAAGTGGTTTGGTCGGAGCGAAAGAATTTGACGCATCTCTCTTAAAAGCGAAGTTCGGCTATGCGGTCGACAGCGACGGAGAGGTCGGCGGCATTGTAACGTCCGCTCCGAACCAAGCAAAACTATGGACCACCATTTACGGCAAGACAGCCCATGCCGGCGTGGCACCAGAAAAAGGCGTCTCTGCCATCACCATCGCTTCAAAAGCGATAGCGCGCATGAAGCTTGGCCGCATCGACGAAGAGACGACTGCCAATATCGGCCGCTTCGAAGGTGGCAAAGCGACCAATATCGTTTGCGATGAAGTCCACATCTTATCAGAAGCCCGTTCCATCAGCGAAGACAAACTAGCAGACCAGACGGCCCATATGGAATCCGTGTTCGAAGAAGTTGCCAAGGAAATGGGCGGGCGTGCAGAAACAGACGTCCAGCTTATGTATCCAGGCTTCCGTTTTGACGAAATGGATCCAGTCGTCGACATCGCAAAAACTGCAGCTGAGCGCATCGGACGCCCGTCGCCCGTGCTGACAAGCGGTGGCGGCAGCGATGCCAATATCATCAACGGCCATGGCGTCCCGACGGTCAATCTATGTGTCGGCTATGAAGAAATCCACACAACAAACGAACGCATGCCGGTGCTAGAGCTTGAGAAATTAACTGAGCTACTAGTCGAAATCGTCAAAGAAGCAGCCACCCGTTAA